aaaaataatagtagcaattaaaaaattaccaaaattaaGTAAAACCTTTCAAATGGAAGAATACATTATCATCTTTTAACAACATGCATGAAAACTTGGGGTAGATTCATGAAAGTCAAGTTAGGAATGTAGAATTGATGTTCCTTGTTTTGCATTAACCAAATTCAAGAACACTTTGGTTTTTTAGCATAAATATCCATTAGAAAGAACTCTTTTTCCTAACTAAAAATTCCACATCATTTTGGCTTGAAACAATTAGTAAACAATTCTATTTTGAAGTTGAGAGATTTCATTATCACTACTAGCAGATAACTTCTTACTATATAACTTTAGCTTCATAAAGAAATAGGCCAAATACGCATATTTACCGAAATGATATCTACTACTTTGTTCAAGTAAAATTACTACCAACTCAGGCCACAAATAGGCCAAAGCTCCCAAGTagtatataaaaggaaaaattaactaataataagaaaaaaaaattaaaagactaGAACCTCAACTCATTAGAGTCCATTGATTAACCAAAGTAATAAAGAAGTTTTAAGCTCCTCCAAGATCCACTCGCAATTCTTAAAATGTCTATTATTCATTTTCCTCTAACACACCACTATAAACAAATATGAATTATATTCCCCCTTGTTGCAAAATTTTGTAGGTTCTCTATGTATGAATAAGATTTTACCCTAATTTAGGTGTTGTTGAACGAGATTTGACATTATGCACTTATCAACATCCTTTCAAATCTCATAAACACTAGGTTAACCACAATTAACCCATACAGTACAACTCCCTACATGcaatataaaaattcaaagattAGGCAAAATTGAGCAGTATATTGCCTAACATACATCAACACAAAACCCAACACAAGTAGGCAACTATCCAAAGTTCTTAACTCAAAGACCAATACATGAAGGGATAAAAAATACAGTTGAAAGATACACAATAATTAGatcatattagtatattaccAAGTCAAGCATACATTAGTTAAAACAGACCATAACTTCACACAAGTTGAGCCAAGAAGGCCACACATGGGAATTGAAATTATAGTGTTTTTTCAGTAAGAACATATATCTAACCAACGTCTTATCAAGTAATGAAAACAATAGTAAGCAGTTTGAGGGAGATGTGTATTTGTAGATCATGATGTTGTTTCGTCACTCACAACATGGATATGTAGGAcattgaatattttatgatgttattgttgaaactcatttatttttgcACCAAGTTAGATAATCCAATCATTCTATAAAACTTACATTGCAATGTTATGCAGATATGGTAAATGATCTTGcattattgaataattaaaaggatagaaatgaataatttataCAGCATAATTTTGACAAGGTTGTGGTTGCTCGATTGAAAGAGCAAACCTATCAAGATTACAATGTTCTATATGCAATGTAATTgtgtaattataatatacatttaattttctttttgtgtaaaATGTAGCACcattgtaaaacaaaaaaactattgaTATTTCTCGTCCCCAAAAAATGGAAGTTGAATGAtggatattttgataaaataatataacaacattataaaaatggtccattctaatttatttaaattcccTGTGAATGAtgataagaacaaaaaatctattaaaaaaatttctcatatcTTCAACTAACAATCCAacaatgtaaaaaattaaatgatctaACGAGACACTTGCAATCTCTTTTTTCTAAATTGCTAGACCTTTCATCTCGTTTAgagcatttaattttttatgttttattagtAGATACTATGAAAGAAATCcctttaattgattttttgttcttataaTCGTCCCCAaggaatttaaataaaacaaaactatcATTATAATGTTCTTccattattttatcaaaatttttcttattcatcttcttctcttttgaAACAAGAGTTATCTTTTACGCTGTCTATGTTTTAATCCTAAATTATATCCTCATATTTTCGTGGAGTATACAATAACTATTTCAAATCatagaatctttttttttttacaagaaagaactcaaaaaattggaataaaaatattagagaattaCAAGCTCTTCTCTtcttgaattttaagtatttctcttcttgatcactctttcattttctacatTTCAATCAATCTAATTTCCAAGCCAAATATAGAaacattctatttaaatattatttttatctttaacatCCAGAACACTCTAACTACTAACATTCTATTATAGCATTTGTATTCATTTACCATACTTTGAATTTTCTGCATTtacattatttctttctttcctaaTCATACATAAGCATCAAATTCATATCATCAAGGAGCATTTGTCATATTTAGAGAACATTGCAATACAAACTTCACAAAAAGAATGGGTGATTCAACTTGGTGCACACATAGATCAACTCAAGCAACAACGCCACAAAAGATTCAATATGCTGTCAATTAATCCCATAGAAGAAGACACAACATGATCAATTATATATCAAACTATGGTCGACATATTACGCGTATGTtactttattttgaaaacttgtATCAAACTTCTCTTACCTATCATTACCCATAGATGCTTGCTATAATTAGCTTTTTTGCTTCTATGCATTAAACTGTTGATTAATCAAGTTTAtgttaaaaaacatattatttttgcCCTTTCGGTACAATagaaatctccaaaaaaaaatttctcccgACTTAGCAAACGTGCCTCGCATGTTACTCCACGgctagtgtgtgtgtgtctatatatatatatatatatatatattatcttctcACTTTGTTTAAGTGTGACATTTGTTTGCTCAAGAGTTGAATCATGAATGCACCTCACTCCCTCGTAGTTAGAAACAAGATTTTCTTCAATTGGTGAACCAAAAGACTTTTGATTTCTACCAAGATAACGAAATCAGCCAGAGTCCTTCAGaaacaatataattttagaagtaCCTCTCATACTTGCCCCCATGGACTAAAAGCCATTGTCATATTTAGGTTTTGGATTACAACCAAACAAGGTTACATTACATTGCACTACAAACAGATCACAGTAAGCGTATGCTCAAAACAACAAACAGAAAGAATCAACGGGCCAGCAAATtgacacacacacaaaaaaaaaggtagagagagagagagaggatcagAATGTATGCTAGCTTAAGGGACTCCGATATAAGTGGTGTGTTTGGGCTTGAGTAGTTTGCTAATAGACATGACATTTATGATTAAAAGGATAAGGAGGCCAATGAAGGAAGCAATGAGTGCCCCATTTCCACGGTCGCAGTAGGCATGGAACTTGTCACAGATCTTGTTCCACCTTGCATGAGAGTTGCCATTCTTCCCTACCTCTGCCATGAATGTCGCCGCCCCATCCCCAGCCGATGTCATCGCTACTGTCATCTGTCCAAATCAACAATATTTACAACATGTATGTTGCATTCATCATGATTATCATTAATAACACATGTATAGTTACTTTTTAAGGTACAATTAATAAGGTAAATCCAATTAATAATCTCTACTTATAAATGCTTCATTAATCATTCATGAAATTATCTCATAATGAAAGAGCagcctaatatatatatacatatatatatatatatatatatataccatgtCTAAAATTGCAATGATTGCGAGGCGGAGTCCGTTGCAATCAATTTTGTGCCCAAAAAGTTCCACCACTATCATCAGGCAATTATGGAAACTAGCCATTCCGTTGGCTACCACAAAGAACCTGCAGTATCCGCACAAAAGGAAAATTGTTCGTTTATGTGCACAAACTatagaaaagataaagaaacGTGGGGAACAAAGACTAACACAAATGCTGGGGTTTGCTGAAACTTTGCAGTGACAGCAGCTTTTACAGGGGTGTTACCAACGGTGGCAACCACCACAGTGTTGGTCTGCTTATTGAGTGCCATCACAATAGTTGCCGCCGTCGTGGCAAAGAATGCAACCAACCTCAGAGACAAAAGGACCCAATCCTTGGGTTTTAGAGCAGGCGAAGAGTTGACACCAACTTCTGATTTTCCTCCATCCTGTGCAGCCattgtatgtgtgtgtgtgtgtgtgtgtgaggggGATATATGGAGAGAACTGAGTCTGATAGCAAGGAGAGATGGTTAAATATAGATTGCTGGAGAGATATATAAagggattaaaaaaaacactattaatttgtttttagtcATAATAAGCAAAAGTAAGCATTTGTGAAATTTCTTGGGTGGTCTAACCATCCTGTGATATTCAGTTGTTGGTGCTGAGTGGTTTGGAAAATGTAAACTCCACGCGTGTTGTAAGAGACTTGGTTGTTTGgaaaaatcttttttgttttctctcctctcaaaagaaaaaacgcTTGCATAGAAAATTATTCCATGATCCCCATCTcctgaatgtattttttttttttccttttatcttgTTTACTTGTAATGCACTGCATGATTACAGGAATGGAAGGTGAAGAAGTTGCTGTTCCCCATAGTTTCGTAACAAGACTTCCAAAACATGCTTCAACTCAATTTCGTAGCATCAAATAGCCAATCCTAGCCATTCTTCAAAGAGCAAATCCAACAATATGAAACATGTGACATGGGTCAACATTCAAGTTTTGAACCACAAGTAATTCTACAAACAACCGTAAAGTATATAAACACCACGTAAtcacattgaaaaaaaataaaatttactattaaaaaattaattttttttatgtgaatctcatattttattcacttttttaaaaatgattacacgACGATTACATAATTTACgtttgcaaatatattttctccccCGGAGTGTCTTTGGCAGAAGACTGCAAACAGGTTTACACCAAATGACGACGTGGACTTAAAAAACCTTCAAGCTCCCCTTGTTTGTAACTAACCAACTTCAAGTACCATCGGTGCATacaaaccaggaaaaaaaattactatgaCGACATATATCCATTAAACCTACTTCATACCAACACAAACAAATATCATGTGAAATCAAATTAATCACTTGCCCAAGAAAGAAATTATCAGTCACAAAAAATAGCAGTTTTCTACATTATTTTGAATCTGAATAAGATACATAAACCTCAAAAGCACGTTCACTCGGCTAAATGTGGCAAAGAATGTTCAGTGTGGGAGTACTAGCACAGGTACCTTTTCTCTCTTCTTATACTCTTAAAATATAGTACATCACACGTATAAGTTCTCAGGAACTAtatattggaaatattttctCGAATTAATGTCAATCGTGGCAATCCCCAACATATACACAAATAATCTCACACGTCCATCTTCCAATTGATGCGTAATATGGACTTGGATTGTTTCTTGTAAATAAAACCAGCAGCAATAGTTCTCTGAATGCCATTGAATTACTTTTTGTCTGTTGTGACCCCCACAACAACATTGCTCACCTGTGACATTCAGAATCTTATCA
This genomic interval from Juglans regia cultivar Chandler chromosome 3, Walnut 2.0, whole genome shotgun sequence contains the following:
- the LOC108996932 gene encoding CASP-like protein 1B2, which encodes MAAQDGGKSEVGVNSSPALKPKDWVLLSLRLVAFFATTAATIVMALNKQTNTVVVATVGNTPVKAAVTAKFQQTPAFVFFVVANGMASFHNCLMIVVELFGHKIDCNGLRLAIIAILDMMTVAMTSAGDGAATFMAEVGKNGNSHARWNKICDKFHAYCDRGNGALIASFIGLLILLIINVMSISKLLKPKHTTYIGVP